The Glycine soja cultivar W05 chromosome 6, ASM419377v2, whole genome shotgun sequence genome has a window encoding:
- the LOC114416991 gene encoding G-type lectin S-receptor-like serine/threonine-protein kinase At4g27290 isoform X2, with protein MSNNRELLYSMKILSFMILVICIVVPSLRICVADDSINVLQSMSDGERLVSKGGNFELGFFSPGSSQKRYVGIWYKNIPTQTVVWVANGANPINDSSGILTLNTTGNLVLTQNGSIVWYTNNSHKQAQNPVVELLDSGNLVIRNDGESNPEAYLWQSFDYPSHALLPGMKFGRDLRTGLERRYTAWKSPEDPSPGDVYGVLKPYNYPEFYMMKGEKKLLRQGPWNGLYFSGFPDLQNNTIFGINFVSNKDEIYYTFSLVKSSVVTINVINQTGRTYRYVWVEGDQNWRIYISQPKDFCDTYGLCGAYGSCMISQTQVCQCLKGFSPKSPQAWASSDWTQGCVRNNPLSCHGEDKDGFVKFEGFKVPDSTHTWVDESIGLEECRVKCLSNCSCMAYTNSDIRGEGSGCVMWFGDLIDMKQLQTGGQDLYIRMPASELEKDKTEKDGVNLTTFDFSSISYATNHFSENNKLGQGGFGSVYKGILLDGQEIAVKRLSETSRQGLNEFQNEVKLIAKLQHRNLVKLLGCSIQKDEKLLIYELMPNRSLDHFIFDSTRRTLLDWVKRFEIIDGIARGLLYLHQDSRLKIIHRDLKTSNVLLDSNMNPKISDFGMARTFGLDQDEANTNRIMGTYGYMPPEYAVHGFFSVKSDVFSFGVIVLEIISGRKIRGFCDPYHNLNLLGHAWRLWTEKRSMEFIDDLLDNSARLSEIIRYIHIGLLCVQQRPEDRPNMSSVILMLNGEKLLPEPSQPGFYTGKVHSTMTESSPRNTDAYSFNEISNSLLEAR; from the exons ATGTCCAATAACAGAGAGCTACTGTACTCAATGAAGATTCTTTCTTTCATGATTTTGGTTATTTGCATAGTTGTTCCCTCTCTCAGAATTTGCGTAGCAGATGATTCTATAAACGTGCTCCAGTCTATGAGTGATGGGGAGAGATTGGTGTCAAAAGGTGGAAATTTTGAACTTGGGTTTTTCAGCCCAGGTAGTTCCCAGAAACGTTATGTGGGAATTTGGTACAAGAATATCCCAACTCAGACAGTGGTTTGGGTTGCTAATGGGGCAAACCCCATCAATGATTCCTCAGGCATCTTAACACTCAACACCACAGGCAATCTTGTTCTCACACAAAATGGTTCTATTGTGTGGTACACCAACAACTCTCACAAACAAGCACAGAATCcggtggtggagctcttggacAGTGGCAATCTTGTCATAAGAAATGATGGAGAATCAAACCCAGAAGCGTATTTGTGGCAAAGTTTTGACTATCCCTCTCATGCACTCTTGCCAGGGATGAAGTTTGGAAGAGACCTCCGAACAGGTCTTGAACGGAGATATACTGCTTGGAAGAGTCCAGAGGATCCATCACCAGGAGATGTTTATGGGGTTTTGAAACCCTATAATTATCCTGAGTTTTATATGATGAAGggagaaaaaaagttattaaggcAGGGACCGTGGAACGGCCtatattttagtggatttccagATCTACAGAATAACACCATTTTTGGCATCAATTTCGTCAGCAATAAGGATGAGATTTACTACACCTTTAGCCTTGTAAAAAGTTCTGTCGTTACCATAAATGTAATAAACCAAACAGGTAGAACTTATCGCTATGTGTGGGTAGAGGGTGATCAAAATTGGAGGATATACATTTCACAACCGAAAGACTTTTGTGATACTTATGGTCTTTGTGGAGCCTATGGGAGTTGCATGATTTCACAGACACAAGTGTGCCAATGTTTGAAAGGGTTTAGTCCAAAGTCACCACAAGCATGGGCTTCATCTGACTGGACTCAAGGATGTGTCCGCAATAACCCATTGAGTTGCCATGGCGAAGACAAAGATGGATTTGTCAAATTTGAAGGTTTCAAGGTTCCAGATTCAACACATACTTGGGTGGATGAGAGTATTGGTCTAGAGGAATGCAGAGTCAAGTGTTTGAGTAATTGTTCTTGTATGGCCTATACTAATTCAGACATAAGAGGTGAAGGTAGTGGCTGTGTCATGTGGTTTGGAGATCTCATTGATATGAAACAGCTTCAAACTGGTGGACAAGATCTATATATCAGGATGCCCGCTTCAGAATTAG AGAAAGACAAGACTGAGAAGGATGGCGTTAATTTAACAACATTTGATTTTTCATCGATCTCCTATGCCACAAATCacttttcagaaaataacaaaTTGGGACAAGGTGGCTTTGGATCAGTGTACAAG GGCATATTACTAGACGGGCAAGAGATTGCAGTTAAGAGGCTTTCTGAAACTTCTAGACAAGGTTTAAATGAGTTCCAAAATGAAGTCAAGTTGATTGCAAAACTTCAACACCGCAATCTTGTAAAGCTTCTTGGTTGTTCTATTCAGAAAGATGAGAAGTtgttgatttatgaattgatgcCCAACAGAAGCTTGGACCACTTTATTTTTG ATTCAACAAGGCGTACATTATTAGATTGGGTTAAGAGATTTGAAATTATTGATGGAATTGCTCGAGGACTTCTTTATCTTCATCAAGACTCTAGATTAAAGATCATACATAGGGATCTCAAAACTAGCAATGTTCTTCTTGATAGTAATATGAACCCAAAAATATCTGATTTTGGTATGGCTAGGACATTTGGGCTAGATCAAGATGAAGCAAATACAAATAGAATAATGGGAACATA TGGTTATATGCCTCCTGAATATGCtgtacatggatttttctcagtcAAATCAGATGTGTTCAGTTTTGGTGTAATTGTACTGGAGATTATAAGTGGGAGAAAGATCAGGGGATTTTGTGACCCATACCATAACTTAAATCTTCTTGGGCAT GCATGGAGACTATGGACTGAGAAAAGGTCAATGGAATTCATAGATGACTTATTGGACAATTCAGCCAGATTATCTGAAATAATAAGATATATTCATATTGGTTTGTTATGCGTGCAACAAAGACCAGAGGATAGACCAAACATGTCATCAGTAATTTTAATGTTGAATGGTGAAAAGTTATTGCCCGAACCAAGTCAACCAGGGTTCTACACAGGAAAAGTTCACTCAACCATGACAGAATCTTCTCCAAGAAATACTGATGCGTATTCGTTCAATGAAATCTCTAACTCATTGTTGGAGgcaagataa
- the LOC114416991 gene encoding G-type lectin S-receptor-like serine/threonine-protein kinase SD1-1 isoform X3 has protein sequence MPPEYAVHGFFSVKSDVFSFGVIVLEIISGRKIRGFCDPYHNLNLLGHAWRLWTEKRSMEFIDDLLDNSARLSEIIRYIHIGLLCVQQRPEDRPNMSSVILMLNGEKLLPEPSQPGFYTGKVHSTMTESSPRNTDAYSFNEISNSLLEAR, from the exons ATGCCTCCTGAATATGCtgtacatggatttttctcagtcAAATCAGATGTGTTCAGTTTTGGTGTAATTGTACTGGAGATTATAAGTGGGAGAAAGATCAGGGGATTTTGTGACCCATACCATAACTTAAATCTTCTTGGGCAT GCATGGAGACTATGGACTGAGAAAAGGTCAATGGAATTCATAGATGACTTATTGGACAATTCAGCCAGATTATCTGAAATAATAAGATATATTCATATTGGTTTGTTATGCGTGCAACAAAGACCAGAGGATAGACCAAACATGTCATCAGTAATTTTAATGTTGAATGGTGAAAAGTTATTGCCCGAACCAAGTCAACCAGGGTTCTACACAGGAAAAGTTCACTCAACCATGACAGAATCTTCTCCAAGAAATACTGATGCGTATTCGTTCAATGAAATCTCTAACTCATTGTTGGAGgcaagataa
- the LOC114416991 gene encoding G-type lectin S-receptor-like serine/threonine-protein kinase At4g27290 isoform X1 — protein sequence MSNNRELLYSMKILSFMILVICIVVPSLRICVADDSINVLQSMSDGERLVSKGGNFELGFFSPGSSQKRYVGIWYKNIPTQTVVWVANGANPINDSSGILTLNTTGNLVLTQNGSIVWYTNNSHKQAQNPVVELLDSGNLVIRNDGESNPEAYLWQSFDYPSHALLPGMKFGRDLRTGLERRYTAWKSPEDPSPGDVYGVLKPYNYPEFYMMKGEKKLLRQGPWNGLYFSGFPDLQNNTIFGINFVSNKDEIYYTFSLVKSSVVTINVINQTGRTYRYVWVEGDQNWRIYISQPKDFCDTYGLCGAYGSCMISQTQVCQCLKGFSPKSPQAWASSDWTQGCVRNNPLSCHGEDKDGFVKFEGFKVPDSTHTWVDESIGLEECRVKCLSNCSCMAYTNSDIRGEGSGCVMWFGDLIDMKQLQTGGQDLYIRMPASELEHKKNTKTIVASTVAAIGGVLLLLSTYFICRIRRNNAEKDKTEKDGVNLTTFDFSSISYATNHFSENNKLGQGGFGSVYKGILLDGQEIAVKRLSETSRQGLNEFQNEVKLIAKLQHRNLVKLLGCSIQKDEKLLIYELMPNRSLDHFIFDSTRRTLLDWVKRFEIIDGIARGLLYLHQDSRLKIIHRDLKTSNVLLDSNMNPKISDFGMARTFGLDQDEANTNRIMGTYGYMPPEYAVHGFFSVKSDVFSFGVIVLEIISGRKIRGFCDPYHNLNLLGHAWRLWTEKRSMEFIDDLLDNSARLSEIIRYIHIGLLCVQQRPEDRPNMSSVILMLNGEKLLPEPSQPGFYTGKVHSTMTESSPRNTDAYSFNEISNSLLEAR from the exons ATGTCCAATAACAGAGAGCTACTGTACTCAATGAAGATTCTTTCTTTCATGATTTTGGTTATTTGCATAGTTGTTCCCTCTCTCAGAATTTGCGTAGCAGATGATTCTATAAACGTGCTCCAGTCTATGAGTGATGGGGAGAGATTGGTGTCAAAAGGTGGAAATTTTGAACTTGGGTTTTTCAGCCCAGGTAGTTCCCAGAAACGTTATGTGGGAATTTGGTACAAGAATATCCCAACTCAGACAGTGGTTTGGGTTGCTAATGGGGCAAACCCCATCAATGATTCCTCAGGCATCTTAACACTCAACACCACAGGCAATCTTGTTCTCACACAAAATGGTTCTATTGTGTGGTACACCAACAACTCTCACAAACAAGCACAGAATCcggtggtggagctcttggacAGTGGCAATCTTGTCATAAGAAATGATGGAGAATCAAACCCAGAAGCGTATTTGTGGCAAAGTTTTGACTATCCCTCTCATGCACTCTTGCCAGGGATGAAGTTTGGAAGAGACCTCCGAACAGGTCTTGAACGGAGATATACTGCTTGGAAGAGTCCAGAGGATCCATCACCAGGAGATGTTTATGGGGTTTTGAAACCCTATAATTATCCTGAGTTTTATATGATGAAGggagaaaaaaagttattaaggcAGGGACCGTGGAACGGCCtatattttagtggatttccagATCTACAGAATAACACCATTTTTGGCATCAATTTCGTCAGCAATAAGGATGAGATTTACTACACCTTTAGCCTTGTAAAAAGTTCTGTCGTTACCATAAATGTAATAAACCAAACAGGTAGAACTTATCGCTATGTGTGGGTAGAGGGTGATCAAAATTGGAGGATATACATTTCACAACCGAAAGACTTTTGTGATACTTATGGTCTTTGTGGAGCCTATGGGAGTTGCATGATTTCACAGACACAAGTGTGCCAATGTTTGAAAGGGTTTAGTCCAAAGTCACCACAAGCATGGGCTTCATCTGACTGGACTCAAGGATGTGTCCGCAATAACCCATTGAGTTGCCATGGCGAAGACAAAGATGGATTTGTCAAATTTGAAGGTTTCAAGGTTCCAGATTCAACACATACTTGGGTGGATGAGAGTATTGGTCTAGAGGAATGCAGAGTCAAGTGTTTGAGTAATTGTTCTTGTATGGCCTATACTAATTCAGACATAAGAGGTGAAGGTAGTGGCTGTGTCATGTGGTTTGGAGATCTCATTGATATGAAACAGCTTCAAACTGGTGGACAAGATCTATATATCAGGATGCCCGCTTCAGAATTAG AACACAAGAAGAACACAAAAACGATAGTTGCTTCCACCGTTGCTGCAATTGGTggtgttttattattattaagtacTTATTTTATCTGCAGGATCCGGAGGAACAATGCTG AGAAAGACAAGACTGAGAAGGATGGCGTTAATTTAACAACATTTGATTTTTCATCGATCTCCTATGCCACAAATCacttttcagaaaataacaaaTTGGGACAAGGTGGCTTTGGATCAGTGTACAAG GGCATATTACTAGACGGGCAAGAGATTGCAGTTAAGAGGCTTTCTGAAACTTCTAGACAAGGTTTAAATGAGTTCCAAAATGAAGTCAAGTTGATTGCAAAACTTCAACACCGCAATCTTGTAAAGCTTCTTGGTTGTTCTATTCAGAAAGATGAGAAGTtgttgatttatgaattgatgcCCAACAGAAGCTTGGACCACTTTATTTTTG ATTCAACAAGGCGTACATTATTAGATTGGGTTAAGAGATTTGAAATTATTGATGGAATTGCTCGAGGACTTCTTTATCTTCATCAAGACTCTAGATTAAAGATCATACATAGGGATCTCAAAACTAGCAATGTTCTTCTTGATAGTAATATGAACCCAAAAATATCTGATTTTGGTATGGCTAGGACATTTGGGCTAGATCAAGATGAAGCAAATACAAATAGAATAATGGGAACATA TGGTTATATGCCTCCTGAATATGCtgtacatggatttttctcagtcAAATCAGATGTGTTCAGTTTTGGTGTAATTGTACTGGAGATTATAAGTGGGAGAAAGATCAGGGGATTTTGTGACCCATACCATAACTTAAATCTTCTTGGGCAT GCATGGAGACTATGGACTGAGAAAAGGTCAATGGAATTCATAGATGACTTATTGGACAATTCAGCCAGATTATCTGAAATAATAAGATATATTCATATTGGTTTGTTATGCGTGCAACAAAGACCAGAGGATAGACCAAACATGTCATCAGTAATTTTAATGTTGAATGGTGAAAAGTTATTGCCCGAACCAAGTCAACCAGGGTTCTACACAGGAAAAGTTCACTCAACCATGACAGAATCTTCTCCAAGAAATACTGATGCGTATTCGTTCAATGAAATCTCTAACTCATTGTTGGAGgcaagataa